The Streptomyces avermitilis MA-4680 = NBRC 14893 genome contains a region encoding:
- a CDS encoding ABC transporter ATP-binding protein translates to MTSTPLADRTTAVAARATELSKVYGQGETQVVALDRVTADFRQAEFTAIMGPSGSGKSTLMHCVAGLDTFSSGSVRIGDTELGSLKDKQLTKLRRDKIGFIFQAFNLLPTLTALENITLPMDIAGRKPDKQWLDNVIQMVGLSGRLSHRPAQLSGGQQQRVAVARALASKPDIIFGDEPTGNLDSRSGAEVLGFLRNSVRELGQTVVMVTHDPVAAAYADRVVFLADGRIVDEVHGPTADAVLDRMKQFDAKGRTS, encoded by the coding sequence GTGACCAGCACTCCCCTCGCCGACCGGACCACCGCGGTGGCCGCCCGCGCCACGGAACTGTCGAAGGTCTACGGACAGGGCGAGACCCAGGTGGTCGCCCTGGACCGGGTCACCGCCGACTTCCGGCAGGCCGAGTTCACCGCGATCATGGGCCCCTCCGGGTCCGGCAAGTCCACGCTGATGCACTGCGTCGCGGGCCTCGACACCTTCAGCAGCGGCTCCGTGCGCATAGGCGACACCGAGCTCGGCTCGCTCAAGGACAAGCAGCTCACGAAGCTCCGCCGGGACAAGATCGGCTTCATCTTCCAGGCGTTCAACCTGCTGCCCACGCTGACCGCCCTGGAGAACATCACCCTCCCGATGGACATCGCGGGCCGCAAGCCGGACAAGCAGTGGCTCGACAACGTCATCCAGATGGTGGGCCTGTCGGGACGGCTGAGCCACCGGCCCGCCCAGCTGTCGGGCGGCCAGCAGCAGCGCGTCGCCGTGGCCCGCGCGCTCGCGTCCAAGCCCGACATCATCTTCGGCGACGAGCCGACCGGAAACCTGGACTCGCGCTCGGGCGCGGAGGTGCTGGGCTTCCTGCGCAACTCCGTACGGGAGCTGGGGCAGACCGTGGTCATGGTCACGCACGACCCGGTGGCCGCGGCCTACGCCGACCGGGTCGTCTTCCTGGCGGACGGACGCATCGTGGACGAGGTGCACGGGCCGACGGCCGACGCGGTCCTCGACCGCATGAAGCAGTTCGACGCCAAGGGCCGCACGAGCTGA